The following is a genomic window from Candidatus Zixiibacteriota bacterium.
GAAGACGGCTTTCCCGGTCAATCGGCCGGAGGACTGGGAGCGGATCCGCCCCCTCTCCCCCGCCGCGCCGGTGCTGGCGGAACACCTCAGAACGGTGGCGCTGGTGCGCAAGGGGGTGGGCCGGGAGGTGCCGGTGCTGATGACGGTCTTTTCGCCGCTGGCGATTGCGGGGCGGATGGTGCCGGACGGGGCGCTCCTGGCGGCCGAACTGCGGGCGAACCCGGAGCGGATCCACCGGGCGCTGCGGGCCATCACCGAGACTTTCCGGGCGTACGCGGCAGAAATCCGCAACGCCGGGGCGGACGGGCTGTTTTTCGCCACCACCCAGTGGGCCTCGCGGCAGACGATCTCCTGGGCGGAGTACGAAGCCTTCGGCATACCCTACGACCGCGAGGTGCTCCGGGCAACCGAAGCCGACGCCCTCAACCTGCTCCACGTGTGCGGGAGCGAGAACTACCTCCGGGAGCTGGCGGCCGCGGACTACCCCTGCCGGCTGTACAACTGGGACGCCGACGATCCGACCAACCTTCCGCTCGACAAGGCGTACGACGCGCTGCCGGGGCGGACGCTCGCCGGCGGCATCGACCGCAACGGGTGGTTCCTCCACGCGACGCCGCAGGAGGTGGTTTTCCAGGTGCAGAAACTGATGCGCGCGCACGATGGCGCGCGGGTGGTCCTCGCGCCCGGGTGCGCGGTGGAGCCGGAGGCGCCTCGGGAAAATTACCGCGCCTTTCGGGAGGCGCTGGGATGACGCCCGCTCGGCTTAAGCTGGTGGAGAGCATCCGGACGGCAGCGGCCGACCTGGACTCGGAGACGGCCGTCCTGCGGGCCGCAGCGGAACTGATCGACGGTTACTCGGAAGGCTACCACTGGACGGGGTTCTACCTGTTGCGGGACGGGGTGCTCGAGGTGGGGCCGTACGTGGGGCCGCCGACGCCGCACACGCGGATTGCGCTGCACCAGGGAATCTGCGGCGCGGCGGCATCGCAGAAGAAATCGATCGTGGTGGACGACGTGCACGCCGACCCGCGGTTTCTCGCATGCTCGCTGACGACGCGGTCGGAGATCGTGGTGCCGCTCCTGGAGGGCGGGGAGTGCCTGGGGGAAATCGATATCGACTCGAATCATCCCGCGTTTTTCACGGCCGAGGACCGCGAGATGCTGGAAGCGGCGGCGGCGGTCGTGGCGGCGCGGCTGGCGGAAATCCGGGGGCGGCGGCCGGCCTGAAACGGCGCCGCGCCCGGACGGGATCGAACACCGTAAGCAGGAGAGGTCGGCATGTTTATCGGATTGCTGCTGGTCGTGCTCGGACTGCTCATGCTCCTGGACCGTCTCGGGTACATCCAGGGCGACATCTGGGGGTATTTCTGGCCGCTGGCGTTGGTGGCGCTGGGTCTGTCGATGGTCGTGACGCACCGGCGCAAGGAGAAACGCTGACGGCGGGCGGGCATTTCCATTTTGACCCGCGGGGGCGCGGGCTCGAGGTGTTCCTGGGACCGACCGAGGCGCAGCTCATGGACCTGGCCTGGGAGCGGGAGAGCCTCACGGTCAAGCAGGCGCTGTTTCTCCTGGGAGAGAGCGACGGGCGGGCGTACACGACGATCATGACGGTGCTGAACCGGCTGGCCGAAAAGGGGCTGCTCTCGCGGCGCAAAGCCGGCCGGGGGTTCATCTACGCGGCCGCGAAGAGCCGGGAGGAATTCATCGGTGAGCGGGTGCGGATCGTCCGGGAGGTCCTCCGCAAGAATTTCGCAGGGGACGCATGATCCTCGCTCTCGTCGCGGTGCTGGCGCTGGCGGTGGCGGGCAACCGCTTCGTCAGCCTCCCCGACTCCGTCACGCTGCCGGCCCCCGGGGGCTGGCGGGTGCTGGGCGAGCCGGCGTCGTATCCGGCGGTGCTGCACAACGAAGCAAGCGGGGCGCGGCTGCTAGTCTTTGAGACCCGCCTCGACCCGGGGGAACGGATCGGCGGGGCGGCCGATTTCCAGGTCTCGGTCAGCCGGATGATCGACAGCGTGGTCCTCCAAATGCCGAACGCCGTGCTGCTGACGAGCACGGGGCAGCAGGCAGAGAACCGGGCCGAATTCGCGGTCGAGTTCCAGACGATCGACACGGCGACGGGGGCGGCGGTGTACCACCGGCTGGCGGGGATCCTCTACCGCCATCCCGACGGATCGCAGCTCCTGTTCAGCCTGTGGGCGCAGGCCCCGCCCGGGGCGGACGCGGCGCTGCGGGCGGAGCTGGAGCGGATGCAGTCGGGTTTCCGCTACAACGGGCCGCAGGAGGCGCAGGTATTTGCGCCGGCGCGCTCCGATATGCAGTGGTTTCTCGTCTTCCTCATCGGAGCGGCGGCGGTGGTGCTGTTCTTGCGGCAGCGGCGGCGCCTCGCGCGGGCGGCGCCCGAGCCGCCTAGAGCGCCGTAGGGTGTTCCTCCAGTTCGAGCAGGACGCCGTGGCTGCCGGCCGGGTGGACGAAGGCGATGCGGTTTCCCTCGGCGCCGCAGCGGGGAGTCTCGTCGATGAGTCTCGCCCCGGCCGCTTTCAGTTCGGCCAGTTTGCGCTCGATGTCCGCGACATAGAGGCAGATGTGGTGGAGGCCCTCGC
Proteins encoded in this region:
- a CDS encoding BlaI/MecI/CopY family transcriptional regulator, producing MFLGPTEAQLMDLAWERESLTVKQALFLLGESDGRAYTTIMTVLNRLAEKGLLSRRKAGRGFIYAAAKSREEFIGERVRIVREVLRKNFAGDA
- a CDS encoding GAF domain-containing protein, translating into MTPARLKLVESIRTAAADLDSETAVLRAAAELIDGYSEGYHWTGFYLLRDGVLEVGPYVGPPTPHTRIALHQGICGAAASQKKSIVVDDVHADPRFLACSLTTRSEIVVPLLEGGECLGEIDIDSNHPAFFTAEDREMLEAAAAVVAARLAEIRGRRPA